In Candidatus Sulfurimonas marisnigri, a single genomic region encodes these proteins:
- the nadA gene encoding quinolinate synthase NadA yields MQLTNEELKNKINEYKKKLSVTLVAHFYQRDEVFDMADITGDSLELAIRTRDDDAEFVVFCGVGFMGQSVKVLSPNKRVLMPKVACCAMATMIDGTQFDASVKALNESGITNENILPITYINSNADVKAKVGEMGGLVCTSSNAKKIITTALKEGKKILFVPDRCLGQNIANQMGLRSCVIGDGSNPADSDIICFNGFCSVHQLFSVDDINFYRKKFPGILIATHPECDPAICDASDFVGSTSQLIKYITELPAEQKVAVGTEFNMVNRLRPNNTYILSSTKPECPTMNETTLQDVYDILKSIDEGEPLNEIHVDDNTQKWAKIALERMLAL; encoded by the coding sequence TTGCAACTTACAAATGAAGAATTAAAAAATAAAATTAACGAATATAAAAAGAAATTAAGTGTGACTCTTGTTGCACATTTTTACCAAAGAGATGAAGTTTTTGATATGGCGGATATTACAGGAGATTCACTTGAACTTGCCATAAGGACTAGAGATGACGACGCAGAATTTGTAGTTTTTTGCGGTGTTGGTTTTATGGGTCAAAGTGTAAAAGTACTCTCTCCAAATAAGCGTGTACTAATGCCAAAAGTAGCCTGCTGTGCCATGGCTACAATGATTGATGGCACTCAGTTTGATGCATCTGTAAAAGCTTTAAATGAGAGTGGCATAACAAATGAGAATATTTTGCCAATTACTTATATAAATTCAAATGCAGATGTAAAAGCTAAAGTTGGCGAAATGGGTGGCTTGGTTTGTACAAGTTCTAATGCCAAAAAAATTATTACAACAGCACTTAAAGAGGGAAAAAAAATCCTTTTTGTTCCAGACAGATGTTTAGGACAAAACATAGCAAACCAAATGGGACTTAGGTCTTGCGTTATTGGTGATGGCAGTAACCCAGCTGATTCTGATATTATTTGCTTTAATGGTTTTTGCTCAGTTCATCAACTTTTTTCAGTAGATGATATAAACTTTTACCGTAAAAAATTTCCAGGAATTCTTATAGCCACTCACCCAGAGTGTGACCCTGCTATTTGTGATGCTTCTGATTTTGTAGGTTCAACTTCTCAACTTATTAAGTATATAACTGAATTGCCAGCAGAACAAAAAGTTGCTGTTGGTACTGAGTTCAATATGGTTAATCGTCTTCGTCCAAATAATACCTATATTCTATCTTCAACAAAACCAGAGTGTCCAACTATGAATGAGACAACTCTTCAGGATGTCTATGATATTTTAAAGTCAATAGATGAGGGCGAACCATTAAATGAGATACATGTAGATGATAACACACAAAAATGGGCAAAAATTGCACTAGAAAGAATGTTGGCATTATGA
- the nadC gene encoding carboxylating nicotinate-nucleotide diphosphorylase produces the protein MIEGFIKESLAQDVGRGDLYALVESSVSASARIIAKSDGVLSGAKYIDVLAKLEEFEITWNVKDSESFVKGDILATLSGTSHVLLKIERTLLNMLLHASSIATLTKKYVDIIEPYGVKLLDTRKTRPLLRVFEKYATRCGGAVNHRMGLDDSLMIKDTHLKTIKNLKEYIQKARKHIPFTSKIEVEAETFEIAKEAFLSGCDIVMCDNMTPDKIVEIVKYRDENFPHILLEASGNISLETIESYAKTKVDAISSGALIHQANWIDISMKMDSIY, from the coding sequence ATGATAGAAGGTTTTATAAAAGAGTCACTTGCTCAAGATGTCGGACGCGGAGATTTATATGCTTTAGTAGAATCGAGTGTAAGTGCAAGCGCTAGAATTATTGCAAAAAGTGATGGTGTACTATCTGGTGCTAAATATATAGATGTTCTGGCAAAACTAGAAGAGTTTGAGATTACTTGGAACGTAAAAGATAGTGAAAGCTTTGTAAAAGGCGATATTTTGGCAACACTTAGCGGAACTTCACATGTTCTTTTGAAAATTGAGAGAACTCTTTTAAATATGCTTCTACATGCAAGCTCAATAGCAACACTTACAAAAAAATATGTAGATATTATAGAGCCTTATGGTGTCAAACTTTTAGATACAAGAAAAACAAGACCACTTCTAAGAGTGTTTGAGAAGTATGCAACAAGATGTGGCGGCGCAGTTAACCATAGAATGGGTTTGGATGACTCACTAATGATAAAAGACACACACTTAAAGACAATCAAGAATTTAAAAGAGTATATACAAAAGGCAAGAAAACATATTCCATTTACCTCAAAAATAGAGGTGGAAGCAGAAACATTTGAAATAGCTAAAGAAGCTTTTCTTAGCGGATGCGACATAGTGATGTGTGACAATATGACGCCAGATAAGATAGTTGAAATTGTAAAATATAGAGATGAAAATTTTCCACATATACTTTTAGAGGCTAGTGGAAATATTTCACTTGAAACTATAGAATCTTACGCTAAAACAAAAGTTGATGCTATCAGTAGCGGAGCGCTTATCCATCAGGCAAATTGGATAGATATATCTATGAAAATGGACTCTATCTATTAA
- the flhB gene encoding flagellar biosynthesis protein FlhB, translating into MADDAEKTEEPTPKKIEDAREEGNVPKSQDTSGVITLFVAILAFLMLFPYMSSHVVFLFKYYFSLIGSPLDKAFMIDIAIITIREFLLIIMPLAITVAISGVVAALAQFGFLFTTKAIMPDFKKIDPIKGTKNLFSMKKLIEGVKVTFKSFTTLGIGFLFFFIFILELPTVALFGLGDQLDWLKDKMLIIAFVMLLIIFIFAIIDIIIVRKQYFDGLKMSKQEIKDEMKNMDGDPLIKAKIRQIQMQASRKRMMSEVPNADVVITNPTHYAVAIKYDEEKSHAPIVVAKGMDNIAQQIKKIARESNVHVVQNPPLARSLYAQVEIDKPIPTELFAAVAEVLAYVYKMNKK; encoded by the coding sequence ATGGCAGATGATGCTGAAAAAACAGAAGAACCCACCCCCAAAAAGATTGAGGATGCCAGAGAAGAGGGAAATGTACCGAAGTCACAGGATACTTCAGGTGTAATTACTCTCTTTGTCGCGATACTTGCTTTTTTAATGCTTTTTCCATATATGAGCTCTCATGTAGTGTTTTTATTTAAATATTACTTTTCACTTATTGGTTCACCACTCGACAAAGCATTTATGATAGATATAGCGATTATTACAATCAGAGAGTTTCTTTTAATTATCATGCCTCTTGCTATTACGGTTGCCATATCTGGTGTTGTTGCTGCACTTGCCCAGTTTGGTTTTTTATTTACAACAAAAGCGATTATGCCTGACTTTAAAAAAATTGACCCGATTAAGGGGACAAAAAATCTTTTTTCTATGAAAAAACTTATAGAGGGCGTTAAGGTGACCTTTAAGTCTTTTACCACCTTGGGCATAGGATTTTTATTTTTCTTTATATTCATTTTGGAACTTCCAACAGTTGCCCTTTTTGGATTAGGTGATCAGCTAGATTGGCTTAAAGACAAGATGTTGATAATAGCTTTTGTAATGCTTTTAATTATTTTTATTTTTGCAATTATAGATATTATTATTGTTAGAAAACAATACTTTGATGGACTTAAAATGAGTAAGCAAGAGATTAAAGATGAGATGAAAAATATGGATGGAGATCCTCTTATAAAAGCTAAAATTCGTCAAATTCAGATGCAAGCCTCTAGAAAAAGAATGATGTCAGAAGTTCCAAATGCGGATGTTGTTATAACAAATCCAACCCACTACGCGGTTGCTATTAAATATGATGAAGAAAAATCGCATGCACCTATAGTGGTTGCAAAGGGTATGGATAATATTGCTCAGCAGATTAAAAAGATAGCCCGAGAAAGCAATGTACATGTAGTGCAAAACCCACCACTTGCTAGAAGTTTATATGCTCAAGTTGAGATAGATAAACCAATTCCAACCGAGCTTTTTGCAGCGGTAGCAGAGGTATTGGCATATGTTTATAAGATGAATAAGAAATAG
- a CDS encoding DHH family phosphoesterase — translation MNKIIQRIKNAKHIVVISHVNPDADSICSASAMYTYLLQEHKKVSWFCKTKKIDSKLSFIPWFEKIRDSFPSSADLAISLDCGDIKRLGVEVECNLINIDHHASNTNFAAFNLVDHNAMSTTMVLFDLFKTNGIKINKKIATALYGGLLDDSNGFMDEKVDGTIFAVVKELIECGAEHNVCNKFIMKSVSLAALRLKAIMFKNMRLEAGARIAIFCVSDEDMKSTGAVGQDCESPLEESLYLPHVEVAMLLKQNSDFTLKGSIRCNSGVNASKIASNFGGGGHASRAGFNINSVVQIEDVQKEVLNLIKKEM, via the coding sequence ATGAATAAAATTATACAAAGAATAAAAAATGCAAAACATATTGTGGTTATCTCACATGTTAATCCTGATGCTGACTCTATTTGTAGCGCGAGTGCTATGTACACTTATTTACTTCAAGAACACAAAAAAGTTTCCTGGTTTTGTAAAACTAAAAAAATAGATAGTAAATTGTCGTTTATTCCATGGTTTGAGAAAATTAGAGACTCATTTCCATCTTCCGCTGATTTAGCCATTTCTCTAGATTGTGGAGATATAAAGAGGTTGGGAGTAGAAGTAGAGTGTAATTTAATAAATATAGACCATCATGCAAGTAATACGAATTTTGCTGCGTTTAATCTTGTAGACCACAATGCTATGAGTACAACTATGGTCTTATTTGATTTGTTTAAAACAAACGGCATTAAGATTAATAAAAAGATAGCAACTGCTTTGTATGGTGGTCTTTTAGATGACTCCAACGGGTTCATGGATGAGAAAGTTGATGGCACAATTTTTGCTGTTGTAAAGGAATTAATAGAGTGCGGCGCAGAGCATAATGTTTGTAATAAATTTATTATGAAGAGTGTCTCTTTAGCCGCACTTAGGTTAAAAGCGATAATGTTTAAAAATATGAGATTAGAAGCTGGGGCACGAATTGCAATCTTCTGTGTAAGTGATGAAGATATGAAATCTACTGGAGCTGTCGGACAAGATTGTGAAAGTCCTCTTGAGGAGTCACTGTATCTTCCACATGTAGAAGTTGCAATGCTTTTAAAGCAAAATAGTGATTTTACTTTAAAAGGCTCTATCCGTTGTAATTCTGGAGTTAATGCTTCAAAAATAGCATCAAACTTTGGAGGTGGAGGACATGCCAGCAGAGCTGGTTTTAACATAAATTCTGTTGTACAGATAGAAGATGTACAAAAAGAAGTTTTAAATTTGATAAAGAAGGAAATGTAA
- a CDS encoding M23 family metallopeptidase, protein MRKRKSKFSLVTSLLFAAIIGGALYVYSSTMFERDVPRISMQNNGYWNLKNPLEVLIEDTSGLKSYKIILKNGNDETTLEHEQFLVFKESAKAKIEVPRSVYNMKEKEISILVEATDTSKWNFLSGNSTVTEYKLKIDKRKPKLNIVAHSYKIKKGGAALVIFNAADENLKDIYIQTNFGKKFKAQPFYKDGYYISLLAWPVNQRNFKATIIVNDFADNESKNYIPLYLKNNKYKLSNIELSEKFLNGKIAELAAEFAETQGVTDKIEQFKIINEDIRAKNENLIHDITSKVSDSMISDFKIKEMYPLKNAAIVAHFGDHRYYSYKGKQVSEAYHLGLDMASNAMAKIIPQNSGEVIYADYNGLYGNMPIISHGLGLYTLYGHCSSLNVNSGDSVKGGSHLANTGKSGYAMGDHLHFGVVIQGVEVRPAEWMDTTWMKLNISNVIKSAKEIIDRG, encoded by the coding sequence TTGAGAAAAAGAAAAAGTAAATTTTCACTAGTCACATCACTGTTATTCGCAGCAATAATTGGTGGAGCATTGTATGTGTACAGTTCTACAATGTTTGAAAGAGATGTCCCTAGGATATCTATGCAAAACAATGGTTATTGGAATCTGAAAAACCCTCTAGAAGTATTGATTGAAGATACTAGCGGATTGAAATCATATAAAATTATTTTGAAAAATGGTAATGATGAGACAACTTTAGAACATGAACAGTTCTTGGTTTTTAAAGAGTCCGCAAAGGCAAAAATTGAAGTCCCACGAAGTGTGTACAACATGAAAGAGAAAGAGATTTCGATTTTAGTTGAGGCAACGGACACTAGTAAATGGAACTTTCTTAGTGGAAACAGTACGGTTACTGAATACAAGTTAAAGATTGATAAAAGAAAACCAAAGCTTAATATAGTTGCACACTCTTATAAAATTAAAAAAGGCGGAGCAGCACTTGTTATTTTTAATGCTGCTGATGAGAATTTAAAAGATATTTATATTCAAACAAACTTTGGAAAAAAGTTTAAAGCACAGCCATTTTATAAAGATGGCTATTATATTTCTCTTCTTGCTTGGCCGGTTAACCAGAGAAATTTCAAAGCTACAATTATAGTCAATGATTTTGCAGATAATGAGTCAAAAAATTATATTCCACTATATTTAAAAAATAATAAATATAAATTGTCAAATATTGAGCTAAGTGAGAAGTTTTTAAATGGAAAAATCGCTGAATTAGCTGCAGAATTTGCTGAAACACAAGGTGTGACAGACAAGATTGAACAGTTTAAGATTATTAATGAGGATATAAGAGCTAAAAACGAAAATCTTATTCATGATATAACATCTAAAGTTTCAGATAGCATGATTAGTGATTTTAAAATTAAAGAGATGTACCCGTTGAAAAATGCAGCTATAGTTGCACATTTTGGTGATCATAGATATTACTCTTATAAAGGTAAACAAGTAAGTGAGGCATATCATTTGGGCTTAGATATGGCTAGCAATGCCATGGCAAAAATAATACCACAAAACAGTGGAGAAGTTATTTATGCTGATTATAATGGACTTTATGGAAATATGCCAATAATATCTCACGGTTTAGGATTGTACACACTTTATGGTCACTGCTCAAGCCTTAATGTTAATAGCGGTGATTCAGTAAAGGGTGGTTCACACCTGGCAAATACAGGCAAAAGCGGGTATGCTATGGGGGATCATTTACATTTTGGAGTAGTGATTCAAGGAGTGGAAGTTCGTCCTGCAGAGTGGATGGACACTACTTGGATGAAATTAAATATAAGTAATGTAATAAAGAGTGCTAAAGAGATTATAGATAGAGGGTGA
- the lpxC gene encoding UDP-3-O-acyl-N-acetylglucosamine deacetylase, with the protein MYQTTIKKPVELVGIGLHKGSAVKLRLEPLDSNSGIIFYRSDVDVAIPLIPANVVDTKMATVIGRDGYIISTIEHMLSAVYAYGIDNLKIIVDADEVPVMDGSSASFCMLLDEAGRQELDAPKKVMKIKKDIIIQEGDKYVKLSPSPDLKYDFTIKFAHPVIQKQEYVLHFNKQSYREEISRARTFGFLHEVQYLRSKGLALGGSLENAVVLDEKKVLNPEGLRFPDEFVRHKILDAIGDMALIGMNFVGNYEAMAGSHDLNHKLTLELLKNPENYEVIELVGEKTKELEKAYA; encoded by the coding sequence ATGTATCAAACAACTATAAAAAAACCTGTTGAACTTGTAGGAATCGGTCTTCATAAGGGATCAGCCGTTAAGTTAAGACTAGAACCATTAGATTCAAACAGTGGCATAATATTTTATCGAAGCGATGTAGATGTTGCCATCCCTCTTATTCCTGCAAACGTAGTTGACACAAAGATGGCAACTGTAATAGGAAGAGATGGTTACATTATCTCTACAATTGAGCATATGCTTTCTGCGGTCTACGCATATGGAATAGATAATCTTAAAATCATAGTTGATGCGGATGAGGTTCCAGTTATGGATGGAAGCAGTGCTAGTTTTTGTATGCTTTTAGACGAAGCAGGCAGGCAAGAGCTGGATGCACCTAAAAAAGTAATGAAAATTAAAAAAGATATCATAATTCAAGAGGGTGATAAGTATGTTAAGCTTTCTCCCTCGCCTGATTTAAAGTATGATTTCACTATTAAATTCGCCCACCCAGTTATACAAAAACAAGAGTATGTTTTACATTTTAATAAGCAGAGTTACAGGGAAGAAATTTCACGTGCAAGAACTTTTGGCTTTTTACATGAGGTACAATATTTACGTTCAAAGGGTTTAGCACTTGGTGGATCACTGGAAAATGCAGTAGTTTTGGATGAAAAAAAAGTTCTTAACCCAGAAGGACTAAGATTTCCAGATGAGTTTGTAAGACATAAAATTTTAGATGCGATTGGTGATATGGCACTTATTGGTATGAACTTTGTAGGAAACTATGAGGCGATGGCAGGAAGCCACGACTTAAACCACAAACTTACGTTAGAGCTACTGAAGAATCCGGAAAACTATGAAGTAATAGAACTTGTTGGTGAAAAAACAAAAGAGCTAGAAAAAGCATATGCTTAA
- the thrB gene encoding homoserine kinase: MTISVPATSANLGPGFDSLGLAVDLRNIVEFHQSKFFSVCIKGEGENNPRLKGNNLFVSIFNEHYDRLTKKKQNFKFTFYNQIPMSRGLGSSSAVIVSAIASAHEAAGIRVSKRRILNHALVYESHPDNITPAVMGGFNAATVEKNKVFSQKKHLPNYIKAVVVIPNKPISTAKARTLLPKSYSKENAIYNLSHTALSVAAFFNEDWEILKLASQDRFHQKARMKALPELFNVQKIAYESGALMSTLSGSGSTFFSMVYDEDSAVIASKLKQKFPDFIVKELDFDNDGLIIER; encoded by the coding sequence GTGACAATAAGTGTACCAGCAACAAGTGCCAACCTTGGACCAGGATTTGATTCATTAGGATTAGCAGTTGATTTACGAAATATAGTTGAATTTCATCAATCGAAATTTTTTAGCGTTTGCATCAAAGGTGAAGGTGAAAATAACCCAAGGCTCAAGGGTAATAATCTTTTTGTTAGTATTTTTAATGAGCACTACGACAGATTAACTAAAAAAAAGCAAAATTTTAAGTTTACTTTTTATAATCAAATTCCAATGTCGAGAGGACTAGGAAGTTCATCTGCTGTAATTGTTTCAGCAATTGCAAGTGCACATGAGGCTGCTGGAATAAGAGTCTCTAAAAGAAGAATACTTAATCATGCGTTAGTGTATGAATCACATCCTGATAATATCACTCCAGCTGTTATGGGTGGATTTAATGCAGCAACAGTAGAAAAAAATAAAGTATTCTCTCAAAAAAAGCATTTACCAAATTATATTAAAGCAGTTGTAGTTATTCCAAATAAGCCAATAAGTACAGCTAAAGCGAGAACGCTTCTTCCAAAATCATATTCCAAAGAGAATGCAATATATAATTTGTCTCATACCGCTCTTAGTGTTGCTGCATTTTTTAATGAAGATTGGGAAATTTTAAAGTTGGCATCTCAAGACAGATTTCATCAAAAAGCGAGAATGAAGGCTTTACCGGAACTGTTTAATGTCCAAAAAATAGCATATGAGAGTGGAGCATTAATGAGTACTCTCTCTGGAAGCGGTTCAACATTTTTTTCAATGGTTTATGATGAGGACTCGGCAGTTATTGCAAGTAAATTAAAGCAAAAATTTCCAGATTTCATAGTTAAAGAGTTAGATTTTGACAATGATGGTCTAATAATAGAGAGATAA
- the infB gene encoding translation initiation factor IF-2 has product MTEKVRVHEIAKELGIASKDVVKKASDMGIEVKSANSTVSMQEAEGLMNYILNGEVAETPVSINAAPAKVESDTPSISETPVHNEVKKETSDVKEVVSNKLNEEEIPVEQASSKKEEIKEEIKEESKAKLSETNNTTLNIVEPKKMVIKRSGLKIVKKKKPRVEENFSIPEKQASISSYGKMSAEALEELAGKKKSKQHTATAKKQTQGTKIDVFGGSMADVSMDMDNQVTLLDLNSTERREMMPEQPRKPREPKPIGRNANKKAAPRGRKVSRDKRKTYAKSKPEDLIVTHVEIPEDIRVYEFAEKLNRPISDIIKVLFDLGLMMTKNDFLGNDEIEILSEEFDVEVTIVDPKDEFTHDEEDIEEDVDATPRPPVITIMGHVDHGKTSLLDAIREAKVTDVEAGGITQHIGAYTIEQHGKPITFIDTPGHAAFSHMRQRGTDVTDIIVIVVAADDGVKPQTLEVIKLAKESGAPVIVALNKMDKETAQPDMVKGQMAEHGMNPTDWGGDVEFIPVSAKSGMGIDDLLENILLTADVLELKANENAMARAAVVESSLEKGRGPVATVIVQNGTLKVGDYVVCGSAYGRVKALIDENNKQVKTLLPSHTAVVAGLNEVPSSGEIMMAMVNEKEAKEYALKRHEYDRHKELSHSTKSSLEDMTSMIAEGKLKTLKVVLKTDVHGSLEAIKSSLNELRNDEVKVNVISSGVGGITENDVELVNNSENCVLLGFNVRPTGSVKASAKQKNVEIKTYSIIYQLLDDITGMLTGMMSPKYTEENTGQAEVRDTFKIPKGMVAGCVVVDGKLVRGGMVRVIREGVVIYEGKLTSLKRFKDDVEEIGNGYECGVVISGYDDIIAGDVIETFKKVEQKVSL; this is encoded by the coding sequence ATGACAGAAAAAGTTAGAGTACACGAAATTGCAAAAGAGCTAGGAATAGCTTCCAAAGATGTAGTAAAAAAAGCTTCAGATATGGGTATCGAAGTAAAATCAGCAAATAGTACAGTATCTATGCAAGAAGCTGAAGGCTTAATGAACTATATTCTTAATGGTGAAGTTGCAGAGACTCCTGTATCAATAAATGCAGCACCTGCAAAAGTAGAAAGTGATACTCCTAGTATAAGCGAAACTCCTGTACATAATGAAGTAAAAAAAGAGACTTCTGATGTTAAAGAAGTAGTGTCTAATAAATTGAATGAAGAAGAGATACCTGTTGAGCAAGCTAGTTCTAAAAAAGAAGAAATAAAAGAAGAAATAAAAGAAGAGAGTAAGGCAAAGTTAAGCGAAACAAATAATACTACACTCAACATAGTTGAACCTAAAAAAATGGTGATAAAAAGATCTGGACTTAAGATTGTAAAAAAGAAAAAACCAAGAGTTGAAGAAAATTTTTCTATTCCTGAAAAGCAAGCGTCTATATCTTCATATGGAAAAATGAGTGCAGAAGCTTTGGAAGAGTTAGCTGGTAAGAAAAAATCTAAACAGCATACTGCAACAGCTAAAAAACAGACTCAAGGAACGAAAATAGATGTTTTTGGCGGTTCAATGGCAGACGTATCTATGGATATGGATAATCAAGTTACGCTTCTAGACCTTAACTCCACAGAGCGTCGTGAAATGATGCCTGAACAACCAAGAAAACCAAGAGAACCAAAACCTATAGGTAGAAATGCTAATAAAAAAGCAGCACCAAGAGGCAGAAAAGTTTCTCGTGACAAGAGAAAAACATACGCAAAAAGTAAACCTGAAGATTTAATCGTTACACATGTAGAGATTCCTGAAGATATTCGTGTTTATGAATTTGCAGAAAAATTAAATCGTCCTATATCAGATATTATTAAAGTTCTTTTTGATCTTGGTTTGATGATGACAAAAAATGATTTTTTAGGAAATGATGAGATTGAAATTCTTTCTGAAGAGTTTGATGTAGAAGTTACTATTGTTGATCCTAAAGATGAATTTACTCATGACGAAGAGGATATAGAAGAAGATGTAGATGCTACACCGAGACCTCCTGTAATTACGATTATGGGTCACGTAGACCATGGTAAAACTTCACTTTTAGATGCTATTCGTGAGGCAAAAGTTACTGATGTAGAAGCTGGTGGCATAACACAACATATTGGGGCTTATACGATAGAGCAACACGGTAAACCAATTACATTTATTGATACTCCTGGTCATGCTGCATTCTCTCATATGCGTCAACGTGGTACAGATGTTACAGATATAATTGTAATCGTGGTTGCGGCTGATGATGGTGTTAAACCTCAAACTCTTGAAGTTATTAAACTTGCTAAAGAGTCAGGCGCTCCAGTTATAGTTGCTCTAAATAAAATGGATAAAGAAACTGCTCAACCAGATATGGTTAAAGGTCAAATGGCAGAGCACGGTATGAATCCTACTGACTGGGGTGGAGATGTAGAATTTATTCCTGTTTCTGCAAAAAGTGGAATGGGAATTGACGATTTACTTGAAAACATCCTTCTTACTGCTGATGTATTAGAACTTAAAGCTAATGAAAATGCTATGGCTAGAGCTGCTGTTGTTGAGTCATCACTTGAAAAAGGTCGTGGTCCAGTTGCAACAGTTATTGTTCAAAATGGTACACTTAAAGTTGGTGACTATGTTGTTTGTGGTAGTGCTTATGGTCGTGTTAAAGCGCTGATTGATGAGAACAATAAACAAGTTAAAACTTTATTGCCAAGTCATACTGCTGTTGTAGCTGGTCTTAACGAAGTTCCATCTTCTGGTGAAATTATGATGGCTATGGTTAATGAAAAAGAAGCAAAAGAGTATGCTCTAAAAAGACATGAGTATGATAGACATAAAGAGCTTTCTCACAGTACTAAATCATCATTAGAAGATATGACTTCTATGATTGCAGAGGGTAAGCTTAAAACTCTTAAAGTTGTGCTTAAAACAGATGTGCACGGTTCACTTGAAGCAATTAAATCTTCACTTAACGAACTTAGAAATGATGAAGTTAAAGTAAATGTAATTAGTTCTGGTGTTGGTGGAATCACTGAAAATGATGTTGAGTTGGTAAACAATAGTGAAAATTGTGTACTACTTGGTTTTAATGTTCGTCCAACAGGTAGTGTTAAAGCATCAGCAAAACAAAAAAATGTTGAAATTAAAACTTACTCAATTATCTATCAACTTCTTGATGATATTACGGGTATGCTGACTGGTATGATGTCTCCAAAATACACAGAAGAAAACACTGGACAAGCAGAAGTTAGGGATACATTCAAAATACCAAAAGGTATGGTTGCTGGTTGTGTTGTTGTTGATGGTAAGCTTGTGCGTGGTGGAATGGTTCGTGTTATCCGTGAAGGCGTTGTGATTTATGAGGGCAAACTTACATCACTAAAACGCTTTAAAGATGATGTTGAAGAGATTGGCAACGGTTATGAGTGTGGTGTCGTTATAAGTGGTTATGACGATATTATAGCTGGCGATGTTATTGAAACGTTTAAAAAAGTTGAGCAAAAAGTTTCTCTGTGA
- the rbfA gene encoding 30S ribosome-binding factor RbfA, translated as MTEAQIKLKRTESLLLELIPEALGSLNDKRLHVLSIIDVKCSRGKSDAKVYIDPASYTEQEKRDYLKLLRNARPIVETFCLKDQGWFRSPKLTFEFDEQLKKSQNIEDLFKKIAKD; from the coding sequence GTGACAGAAGCTCAAATAAAACTAAAGAGAACAGAGTCACTTCTATTGGAGTTGATTCCAGAAGCTCTTGGTAGTTTAAACGATAAGAGACTACATGTACTAAGTATAATTGATGTTAAATGTTCTCGTGGTAAAAGCGATGCTAAAGTTTATATTGATCCTGCATCATATACTGAACAAGAAAAAAGAGATTATCTAAAACTACTTCGTAATGCTAGACCAATTGTTGAAACATTTTGTCTAAAAGATCAAGGTTGGTTTCGTTCTCCAAAATTAACATTTGAATTTGATGAACAACTAAAAAAGTCTCAAAATATAGAAGATCTTTTTAAAAAAATAGCTAAGGATTAA